The following are encoded together in the Chiloscyllium plagiosum isolate BGI_BamShark_2017 chromosome 1, ASM401019v2, whole genome shotgun sequence genome:
- the LOC122552400 gene encoding fatty acid-binding protein 1, liver-like, with protein MDFSGRYELQSQENVELFMDVLGVPDDMIEKIKDLRRVTKIVQNGEDFIVAIQTGDEVLVNNFTLGQETHVQTPAGDKIKAVMNLEGGNKLVVKAKDFTSVAEFNGDQLTNTITFGDVVYKQISKKVEEPDAEEDHL; from the exons ATGGACTTCAGTGGACGATATGAACTCCAGAGCCAAGAAAATGTGGAACTATTTATGGATGTTCTGG GAGTCCCAGATGACATGATTGAAAAAATTAAAGACCTCAGGAGAGTTACTAAAATTGTCCAAAATGGAGAAGACTTTATAGTTGCTATACAAACTGGTGATGAAGTACTTGTCAATAACTTTACACTTGGACAAGAGACACATGTGCAAACTCCTGCAGGAGACAAGATAAAG GCTGTAATGAACCTAGAGGGAGGAAATAAACTAGTCGTTAAAGCGAAAGACTTTACTTCTGTTGCAGAGTTCAATGGAGATCAGCTGACAAAT acCATCACTTTTGGTGATGTTGTTTACAAACAAATAAGCAAAAAAGTTGAAGAGCCTGATGCTGAAGAAGATCACCTGTAG